In Myxococcota bacterium, the genomic window TCTGTCACGAAAACTGGAATAAACTTTCTGCCGTTGTGAACCGCAAAAGTACGACCAATAAACTCGGGAGTCACGGTTGAGCGTCTGGACCATGTCTTAATCACTTGACGTGAGTTAACAGTTACTTCGCCAACCAGCTTCTTCCACAGATGTGCGTCCACAAAGGGACCTTTTTTGAGTGAGCGCGCCATTTTTATTTCCTACGCTTAATGATCATGTTGTTAGTACGTTTGTTGTTACGTGTACGATAACCCTTGGTTGGCTGACCCCATGGCGACACTGGATGTCGTCCACCGGAAGTCTTACCTTCACCACCACCATGTGGATGGTCAACAGGGTTCATCGATACCCCACGGTTATGCGGTCTGCAGCCTAACCAGCGTGCACGACCTGCTTTACCTAGGCGGATCAATTCGTGTTCAACGTTACCGACCTGGCCGATGGTTGCTGTGCAATCAACAAGCACTTGGCGGGACTCACCGGATGGCAAACGAACGTTGGCATACATGCCTTCACGTGCCATCAACTGAGCCACACCACCCGCAGAACGCACCATTTGAGCGCCCTTGCCTGGCCTAAGTTCAATCGCGTGGATCTGTGTACCGATTGGAATGTTTTTGAGAGGTAAGCAGTTTCCGGTCTTGATATCCGCCGTGGCACTTGCCTCGACTTTATCGCCAACCGTAAGACCGACTGGAGCTAAGATATAGCTCTTCACGCCGTCTGCATAATGAAGCAAGGCAAGTCTTGCGCTACGGTTTGGATCGTATTCGATCGCTGCTACCGTGGCAGGAACACCTATTTTGCCTCTATGAAATTCGATTTCACGGATTCTACGCTTGTGAGCGCCACCGCGGAAACGTACGTTAATACGTCCGGTTGCACCGTGACCGTGAATCCCACCTTTACCGCGAGTTAAGCGTTTTTCAGGCTTGGATTTGGTAATTTCTGAAAAA contains:
- the rpsS gene encoding 30S ribosomal protein S19, which encodes MARSLKKGPFVDAHLWKKLVGEVTVNSRQVIKTWSRRSTVTPEFIGRTFAVHNGRKFIPVFVTDNMVGHKLGEFAPTRHFVTHPTDKKVKKV
- the rplB gene encoding 50S ribosomal protein L2, with protein sequence MGIKHFKPTSAARRLTTGPDFSEITKSKPEKRLTRGKGGIHGHGATGRINVRFRGGAHKRRIREIEFHRGKIGVPATVAAIEYDPNRSARLALLHYADGVKSYILAPVGLTVGDKVEASATADIKTGNCLPLKNIPIGTQIHAIELRPGKGAQMVRSAGGVAQLMAREGMYANVRLPSGESRQVLVDCTATIGQVGNVEHELIRLGKAGRARWLGCRPHNRGVSMNPVDHPHGGGEGKTSGGRHPVSPWGQPTKGYRTRNNKRTNNMIIKRRK